Proteins from one Panthera leo isolate Ple1 chromosome D1, P.leo_Ple1_pat1.1, whole genome shotgun sequence genomic window:
- the LOC122200187 gene encoding olfactory receptor 5AN1-like, translating to MVGGGNITEVTYFILLGFSDFPRILAVLFVVFLLIYIMTLTWNLCLIILIRMDSHLHTPMYFFLSNLSFMDICYVTSTAPKMLSSFFQEQQTITFVGCAVQYFVFSIMGLSESCLMTAMAYDRYAAICNPLLYSSVMSPTLCIRMVLGSYLAGLSASVSLLCAILQLHFCGPNVINHFFCDMPQLLVLSCTDTFFVQLLTAILTVIFGITNAFIIMISYGYIVISIVKITSAKGRSKAFNTCASHLTAVSLFYTSGMFVYLSSSSGGSSSFDRFASVFYTVVIPMLNPLIYSLRNKEIKDALKRLQKKKCSC from the coding sequence ATGGTTGGGGGAGGAAATATTACAGAGGTCACTTATTTCATCCTTTTGGGATTCTCTGATTTCCCCAGAATCCTAGCAGTGCTCTTTGTTGTATTTCTGCTCATCTACATTATGACTCTGACTTGGAACTTGTGCCTCATCATCTTAATAAGGATGGACTCTCACCTCCAcacacccatgtacttcttcctcagtaATCTGTCCTTCATGGATATCTGCTATGTGACCTCCACAGCCCCCAAGATGCTCTCCAGCTTTTTCCAAGAGCAGCAAACTATCACCTTTGTGGGTTGCGCCGTTCAATACTTTGTTTTTTCAATCATGGGACTGAGTGAGTCTTGTCTCATGACAGCCATGGCTTATGACCGATATGCCGCCATTTGTAATCCTCTTCTCTATTCATCAGTCATGTCACCCACCCTCTGTATTCGGATGGTGCTGGGGTCCTATCTGGCTGGACTCTCTGCTTCTGTATCCCTGTTGTGTGCCATACTTCAGCTTCACTTCTGTGGGCCTAATGTCATCAACCACTTCTTCTGTGACATGCCCCAGTTGTTAGTCCTGTCCTGCACTGACACTTTCTTTGTGCAACTCTTGACTGCTATATTAACAGTGATCTTTGGGATAACAAATGCCTTCATCATCATGATATCCTATGGCTATATTGTCATCTCCATCGTGAAGATCACTTCAGCTAAAGGCAGGTCCAAGGCTTTCAACACCTGTGCTTCTCATCTGACAGCAGTGTCCCTCTTCTATACCTCAGGTATGTTTGTCTATTTGAGTTCCAGCTCTGGTGGCTCCTCCAGTTTTGACAGATTTGCATCGGTTTTTTACACTGTGGTTATCCCCATGTTGAATCCCTTGATTTACAGTCTGAGGAACAAGGAAATCAAAGATGCCTTGAAGAGGctgcaaaagaagaaatgttCCTGCTGA